The following proteins come from a genomic window of Dehalococcoidia bacterium:
- a CDS encoding ABC transporter ATP-binding protein: MLKARIKRALPGFELDVDFCLNRELLAVLGPSGSGKTMTLQCIAGLTRPDEGRIELNGKVLFDSAEGINLAPQKRRVGFVFQNYALFPHMTVSENVAYSIRHLPASEISEKVGRLLNIMNVSPLAGRYPRQLSAGQQQRVAIARALAPDPEVLLLDEPFSALDSQLKERLELELLALQREYRGSMLLVTHDLAEGYKLGSQIAIYQAGRIAQCDTKQKVFAQPVNRTVARLTGVRNLMDGAVARIEPPYLWVHVTAWNTGLKALAGEDSHLTLGQKVAVGIRPEYVDLRRSDGENVFSSRILQVVEGISSVTYRLHVDSDQQAKHYINAAISKSSAICVEDGQTCLLYLPPEHLIVIPE, encoded by the coding sequence ATGCTCAAAGCCAGAATAAAAAGGGCGCTGCCGGGATTCGAACTCGATGTTGATTTCTGCCTCAACCGCGAGCTGTTGGCCGTGCTGGGCCCTTCCGGTTCAGGCAAGACCATGACTCTACAGTGCATCGCCGGGCTGACCAGGCCGGACGAAGGCCGTATCGAGCTTAATGGCAAGGTGCTTTTCGATTCCGCGGAGGGCATAAATCTAGCGCCGCAGAAGCGCAGAGTGGGTTTTGTTTTCCAGAATTATGCCCTTTTCCCGCATATGACGGTCAGCGAGAACGTGGCCTACAGTATACGCCACCTGCCCGCCTCCGAGATAAGCGAAAAGGTGGGGCGGCTCCTTAATATCATGAACGTTAGCCCGCTGGCGGGACGCTACCCCAGGCAGCTTTCCGCCGGGCAGCAGCAGCGCGTGGCCATTGCCCGCGCGCTGGCCCCCGACCCCGAGGTCCTGTTACTGGACGAGCCATTTTCGGCGCTGGACTCGCAGCTTAAGGAACGGCTGGAACTGGAACTGCTGGCGCTGCAGCGCGAATACCGCGGCAGCATGCTGCTGGTGACCCATGACCTGGCTGAGGGTTACAAACTAGGCTCGCAAATTGCCATATACCAGGCCGGACGCATCGCCCAGTGCGACACCAAGCAGAAGGTGTTCGCTCAGCCGGTCAATCGCACGGTAGCCCGCCTGACGGGCGTGAGAAACCTGATGGATGGGGCGGTCGCCCGCATCGAGCCGCCCTACTTATGGGTGCACGTCACCGCATGGAACACCGGGCTCAAGGCACTGGCGGGCGAGGACTCTCATCTAACGCTCGGACAGAAGGTCGCGGTGGGCATCAGGCCGGAGTACGTCGATTTGAGACGGAGCGATGGGGAAAACGTTTTCTCCAGCCGCATACTGCAGGTCGTGGAGGGCATATCCAGCGTTACCTACCGTCTTCACGTGGACTCCGACCAGCAGGCCAAACACTACATCAACGCCGCTATCTCGAAATCGAGCGCCATCTGCGTAGAGGACGGCCAGACGTGCCTGCTGTACCTGCCGCCGGAGCACCTCATCGTCATACCGGAATAA
- the yqeC gene encoding putative selenium-dependent hydroxylase accessory protein YqeC — protein sequence MIAVNDLWREVYPYLASQVTAVYGRNSGRVLELGPFSWGISYELATRYAALEFTLADDHKEYLAHLRHEIERRNLGRRIEVLNAPLDKLPFGDASFDLVILRGAFFFIMDRPRILSEIYRVLAPGGLAFVGGGYGAGIPQGVIDSIAEESRILNDRLGRRRVTLDELKALVESQGLTAATQIVEEGGVWLLVRKSISLAAEKQTSRLAEAFGLRPAEVISIVGGGGKTSLMFALARELSLAGKKVISTTTTHIMKPEADESPCVVLEDDEERLISRLKDELGRHKHVTAACLRPEAGKLRGLLPETVDKITAVKLADYIINEADGAARRPIKAPNATEPVIPDSTTLVVAVVGMDALNSPLSQEVAFRPELITCLTGLPEGGIITREVIATLVADEKGIIQYAPRSARIVPFINKVELAQSPDDVRKLAGAILSRRHPQIKRVVSGSLIAQKLEFHIFEAA from the coding sequence TTGATAGCCGTCAACGACCTGTGGCGCGAGGTGTATCCCTATTTGGCGTCGCAGGTAACGGCAGTCTACGGACGCAACTCCGGCCGGGTGCTGGAACTGGGGCCGTTCTCGTGGGGCATCTCCTACGAGCTGGCGACACGCTACGCGGCGCTGGAATTTACTCTGGCCGACGACCATAAAGAATACCTGGCGCACCTCAGGCATGAAATAGAGCGCCGAAACCTCGGTCGCCGCATAGAAGTTCTCAATGCCCCACTGGACAAACTGCCTTTCGGAGACGCGTCTTTCGACCTGGTTATTTTACGTGGAGCCTTCTTTTTCATCATGGACAGGCCGCGCATTTTGAGCGAGATATACCGCGTGCTGGCCCCCGGCGGGCTGGCCTTCGTGGGGGGTGGCTACGGCGCGGGTATTCCGCAGGGCGTCATCGACAGCATCGCCGAAGAATCGCGCATACTCAACGACAGGCTGGGGCGACGGCGCGTTACTCTCGACGAATTGAAAGCGCTCGTCGAATCTCAAGGCCTGACTGCAGCCACTCAAATCGTGGAAGAAGGCGGTGTCTGGCTGCTCGTGCGCAAGAGCATCAGTCTCGCGGCGGAAAAGCAGACATCCCGATTGGCGGAAGCCTTCGGTCTGCGTCCCGCCGAGGTCATCAGTATCGTGGGAGGCGGAGGCAAGACCAGCCTGATGTTCGCGCTGGCGCGCGAACTCTCGCTTGCCGGCAAAAAAGTCATCAGCACCACCACCACGCACATAATGAAACCAGAAGCTGATGAATCGCCCTGTGTCGTATTGGAAGACGATGAGGAACGCTTAATCTCGCGCTTGAAAGATGAGCTTGGCAGGCATAAACACGTCACCGCGGCATGCCTCAGGCCGGAAGCCGGCAAGCTCAGGGGGCTGCTGCCGGAGACTGTGGATAAAATCACCGCTGTGAAGCTGGCGGATTACATAATCAATGAAGCGGACGGGGCGGCGCGCAGGCCCATCAAGGCGCCCAACGCTACCGAGCCAGTCATTCCAGACAGCACCACTCTCGTGGTGGCGGTGGTCGGCATGGACGCGCTGAACTCTCCCCTGTCGCAGGAGGTCGCCTTTCGCCCGGAGCTCATTACGTGCCTGACCGGACTGCCCGAGGGTGGCATTATTACGCGCGAGGTCATCGCCACGCTGGTGGCGGACGAAAAAGGCATCATCCAGTATGCTCCTCGAAGTGCCCGTATCGTCCCTTTTATAAACAAGGTCGAGTTGGCGCAAAGTCCTGACGATGTGCGCAAGCTGGCCGGAGCCATCCTGTCACGCAGACACCCTCAGATAAAGCGCGTGGTGTCAGGCTCGCTTATAGCCCAAAAACTCGAATTTCACATTTTCGAGGCTGCTTAG
- the tsaA gene encoding tRNA (N6-threonylcarbamoyladenosine(37)-N6)-methyltransferase TrmO, with amino-acid sequence MYEVTCRQIGVISTPFKRHEDTPIQSCFAPESRGHIELFPEYAEGLKDIEGFSHLILIYCFHQAQDYELLTKPFLDAGKKGVFATRYFKRPNFIGLSVVRLIAVRDNLLDIAEVDMLDGTPLLDIKPYVHRFDVRKDTKDGWFKTASEWSRYDKPEARGTQS; translated from the coding sequence GTGTATGAAGTAACTTGCCGTCAAATAGGTGTTATTTCCACCCCTTTTAAGCGGCATGAGGACACGCCGATACAGAGCTGTTTTGCCCCGGAAAGCCGCGGGCATATTGAACTGTTTCCTGAATATGCCGAAGGGCTCAAGGACATTGAAGGCTTTTCTCACTTGATTCTCATATATTGTTTTCACCAAGCTCAGGATTATGAATTGCTTACCAAGCCGTTCCTCGATGCGGGCAAGAAAGGCGTATTTGCCACGCGTTATTTCAAGCGGCCTAATTTCATAGGTCTTTCAGTAGTCAGGCTTATAGCTGTACGTGATAACTTGCTGGACATCGCCGAAGTGGACATGCTTGACGGTACGCCACTACTTGATATTAAACCATACGTGCACAGGTTCGATGTGCGCAAAGATACCAAGGACGGCTGGTTTAAAACAGCCAGCGAATGGTCGCGGTATGATAAACCCGAAGCACGCGGCACGCAATCATGA
- a CDS encoding EF2563 family selenium-dependent molybdenum hydroxylase system protein, whose translation MSVKNLRVLIRGGGELASAVACRLAESHFKVIMTEVPRPQAVRRNVSFCEAVYEGRKTVEGKTARLVGSAGEARVAWKAGELAIIVDPDTTIRSELKPDVEIDAIIAKKNLGTRMSDAELVIGLGIGFKAGKDVHVVIETNRGHNLGRVMREGIAEADTGDPGNIGGYTTERVMRAPSDGVFKAVKKIGDMVKAGDIVAYVEGKPVKAAIPGIIRGLLRDGTPVTKGLKAGDVDPRGNKEYCYTISDKGRTISGGVLEAILAHFNA comes from the coding sequence ATGTCCGTCAAGAATCTGAGGGTGCTTATCCGCGGCGGGGGGGAGCTTGCCAGCGCGGTGGCCTGCCGTTTGGCGGAGAGCCATTTTAAGGTTATCATGACCGAAGTGCCCCGGCCGCAGGCGGTGCGGCGCAACGTCTCTTTCTGCGAGGCGGTATACGAGGGCCGCAAGACGGTCGAAGGAAAAACCGCCAGGCTGGTCGGGTCGGCGGGAGAGGCCAGGGTCGCCTGGAAAGCCGGCGAACTGGCCATCATCGTGGATCCCGATACCACCATCCGCTCCGAGCTCAAGCCGGACGTCGAGATAGACGCCATCATCGCCAAGAAGAATCTGGGCACGCGCATGTCGGATGCCGAACTGGTCATCGGACTGGGTATCGGTTTTAAGGCCGGCAAGGACGTGCACGTGGTCATCGAGACCAACCGCGGCCACAACCTGGGGCGCGTCATGCGTGAAGGCATAGCCGAGGCCGACACGGGCGACCCCGGCAACATCGGCGGCTATACCACCGAGCGCGTCATGCGCGCACCCAGCGACGGTGTCTTCAAGGCAGTCAAGAAAATCGGCGATATGGTCAAGGCCGGGGATATCGTGGCCTATGTGGAGGGCAAGCCGGTGAAGGCCGCCATACCCGGCATCATACGCGGGCTGCTGCGCGACGGCACGCCCGTGACCAAAGGACTTAAGGCGGGCGACGTTGACCCGCGCGGCAATAAGGAATACTGCTACACTATCTCGGACAAGGGGCGCACCATCTCGGGCGGCGTGCTCGAGGCTATACTGGCGCATTTCAACGCATAA
- the modB gene encoding molybdate ABC transporter permease subunit: protein MTQDYLSPLWISLRTVLTATVITFFLGIAAARWMARYSGRLKSVVDGLFILPMVLPPTVVGFGLLLLFGSHGPIGKLLLNIGTTVVFSWWATVIAAVVMAFPLMYMTARGAFEQVEPNIQDAARTLGASEWRVFWTVTLPLAWPGVAAGTVLALARTLGEFGATLMLAGNIPGKTATIPVAIYFAIQSGDTRQALILVAIVLLISFAALAAIAYWKGRTPKTRGFLIN from the coding sequence ATGACGCAGGACTATTTATCGCCGCTGTGGATCTCGCTGCGGACCGTTCTCACGGCTACCGTCATCACCTTTTTCCTGGGCATCGCCGCGGCGCGCTGGATGGCGCGTTATTCGGGCAGGCTTAAAAGCGTGGTGGACGGGCTTTTCATACTGCCGATGGTGCTGCCGCCTACGGTGGTGGGGTTCGGGCTGCTGCTGCTTTTCGGCAGCCACGGCCCTATCGGCAAGCTGCTTCTCAACATCGGTACGACAGTGGTATTCTCCTGGTGGGCCACCGTCATAGCCGCCGTGGTGATGGCCTTCCCTCTGATGTACATGACCGCCCGGGGTGCTTTCGAGCAGGTGGAGCCCAATATTCAGGATGCCGCCCGCACACTGGGCGCCAGCGAATGGCGCGTCTTCTGGACGGTGACGCTGCCGCTGGCCTGGCCGGGGGTGGCCGCCGGGACAGTGCTGGCGCTGGCGCGCACACTGGGCGAGTTCGGCGCCACGCTCATGCTGGCCGGCAATATCCCCGGCAAGACGGCCACCATACCGGTTGCCATCTATTTCGCTATCCAGTCGGGAGACACCCGACAGGCGCTCATACTGGTCGCCATCGTGCTGCTGATTTCATTCGCCGCGCTGGCGGCCATCGCCTACTGGAAGGGGCGCACCCCGAAGACCAGAGGCTTCCTCATAAACTGA